Proteins found in one Candidatus Brocadiaceae bacterium genomic segment:
- a CDS encoding ferritin family protein, producing the protein MELKELLVAAIAREAAAHDLYAAAAAAARDPGVKALLTDLAHEEARHQEMLEALDADHLISFQPETPRDAGLADSMESKPFSPQAGLQATMAHAMRKELEARDFYAQMAATVGEPSAAALFRKLAAMEAGHKARLEEQYEATFLREN; encoded by the coding sequence ATGGAACTGAAGGAACTGCTGGTCGCCGCCATCGCGAGGGAGGCGGCTGCCCACGACCTGTATGCGGCAGCGGCTGCGGCCGCGCGGGACCCGGGCGTGAAGGCACTGCTGACAGACCTGGCCCACGAGGAGGCGCGGCATCAGGAGATGCTGGAGGCGCTCGACGCGGACCATCTGATCTCGTTCCAGCCGGAGACGCCGCGGGACGCGGGGCTGGCCGACTCCATGGAGTCGAAGCCCTTCTCACCGCAGGCGGGCCTGCAGGCGACGATGGCGCACGCCATGCGCAAGGAGCTGGAAGCCCGCGACTTCTACGCGCAGATGGCCGCGACCGTGGGCGAGCCCTCGGCGGCCGCGCTCTTCCGGAAGCTCGCGGCCATGGAGGCGGGGCACAAGGCCCGCCTGGAAGAGCAGTATGAAGCGACGTTCCTGCGTGAGAACTGA
- a CDS encoding FAD-dependent oxidoreductase, translating into MADQRRDVVIIGAGPAGLGASVYTGRALLRTAILESRLVGGQIIEAYDVDNYPGFPEGIAGAELIDRMVAQAQKFDVEVVNSGAEDVSVEDGGLKRVHVSGGDYVAPIVMVASGAYHRRLEVPGERKLSGRGVSYCATCDGPFFRDRKVVVVGGGDAALTEGVFLTRFASSVTLIHRRQGFRGRPAHLAEAQENQKMEFVLDTVVTEVLGEERVEGVRVRNVRSDQEWMLECDGVFVFIGHDPNTGYLKGVLPEQAGGLIEVDANMETGIRGLYAIGDVRRGSYRQVGTAIGEGITAAMHAEQRIKDFSH; encoded by the coding sequence ATGGCTGATCAGAGGAGAGACGTGGTCATCATCGGCGCCGGCCCGGCCGGACTGGGCGCCTCGGTCTACACCGGACGCGCTCTGCTGCGGACGGCGATCCTGGAGAGCCGTCTCGTCGGCGGCCAGATCATCGAAGCCTACGACGTCGACAACTACCCCGGATTCCCCGAGGGGATCGCCGGGGCCGAGCTGATCGACCGCATGGTCGCCCAGGCGCAGAAGTTCGACGTCGAGGTCGTCAACTCGGGCGCCGAGGACGTCTCGGTCGAGGACGGCGGCCTGAAGCGCGTGCACGTGAGCGGCGGCGACTACGTGGCGCCCATCGTCATGGTCGCCTCGGGCGCCTACCACCGGCGGCTGGAGGTTCCAGGGGAGAGGAAGCTGTCGGGCCGCGGGGTCAGCTACTGCGCCACGTGCGACGGGCCGTTCTTCCGCGACCGGAAGGTGGTCGTGGTCGGCGGCGGCGACGCGGCCCTGACCGAGGGGGTATTCCTGACGCGGTTCGCCTCGTCGGTCACGCTCATCCATCGCCGGCAGGGGTTCCGAGGGCGTCCCGCCCATCTGGCCGAGGCGCAGGAGAACCAGAAGATGGAGTTCGTCCTCGATACCGTCGTCACGGAGGTGCTGGGAGAGGAACGCGTCGAGGGCGTTCGCGTGCGGAACGTGCGGAGCGACCAGGAGTGGATGCTCGAGTGCGACGGCGTGTTCGTGTTCATCGGCCACGACCCGAACACCGGCTACCTGAAGGGCGTGCTGCCCGAGCAGGCGGGAGGCCTGATCGAGGTCGATGCGAACATGGAGACCGGGATCAGGGGGCTCTACGCCATCGGCGACGTGCGCAGGGGATCCTACCGGCAGGTGGGCACGGCGATCGGGGAGGGCATCACGGCCGCCATGCATGCCGAGCAGCGGATCAAGGACTTCTCCCACTGA
- the clpB gene encoding ATP-dependent chaperone ClpB, producing the protein MRPERHTVRTRDALEAAQSEARNRSHQQLTGLHVLLALLQQADGVVRPILQRVGADVEALRTAVHSELDRLPRVQGSGAAQIYMAPDLADALEEARKQATQFKDDYVSTEHLLLAFLARPDSPCGRILQQHGVNRDALLAALREVRGGQRVSDENPEDKYQALERYARDLVEMARAGKLDPVIGRDGEVRKVIQVLGRRTKNNPVLVGDPGVGKTAIVEGLAKRILDGDVPTSLKDRRVLSLDMGALIAGAKYRGEFEDRLKAVLREIEHAGDVILFIDELHTVVGAGAAEGAVDASNLLKPALARGELHCVGATTLSEYRKHIETDAALERRFQPVMVGEPTVEDTVAILRGLKERYQVHHGVRITDDAILAAARLSNRYISDRFLPDKAIDLVDEAASRLRMEIDSVPVELDQVRRNIVRLQVELEGLKKERGGAMDQVKRVTEQLRSLEEQERALRTQWENEKDIIASIRQANARIEQAHLEEQRAERAGDLQAVSEIRYGTLPQLRKELEQKQAVLAERQQERRLLKEEVDSDDIAEIVSGWTGIPVRRMLESERDRLLQMEAELHRRVVGQDEAIRAVASTVRRARAGLQDPNRPQGSFIFLGPTGVGKTELCKALAEFLFDDESALIRFDMSEFMEQHSVARLIGAPPGYVGYEEGGRLTESVRRRPYSVVLFDEIEKAHREVFNALLQVLDDGRMTDGKGRTVDFTNTIIVMTSNIGSEWFADPVASQDPRATQERVLRALRDHFRPEFLNRIDEIITFGPLSQEMIEQIVGIQMGYLERRLASQDLALNLTPAARHLLAAVGFDPTYGARPLKRVIQREVENPLAEKLLEGRFPAGGTVVVDADGGEIVLRAEGARGPSPQAPAEA; encoded by the coding sequence ATGCGGCCCGAACGCCACACGGTCAGAACCAGAGACGCCCTGGAGGCCGCCCAGTCCGAGGCGCGCAACCGGAGCCATCAGCAACTGACCGGCCTCCACGTCCTCCTGGCCTTGCTGCAGCAGGCCGACGGCGTCGTTCGGCCGATCCTGCAGCGCGTCGGGGCCGACGTGGAGGCACTGCGCACGGCCGTGCACAGTGAGCTGGACCGCCTCCCGCGCGTGCAGGGCTCGGGGGCCGCACAGATATACATGGCCCCCGACCTCGCCGACGCCCTGGAGGAGGCCCGCAAGCAGGCCACGCAGTTCAAAGACGACTACGTCAGCACCGAGCACCTGCTGCTGGCGTTCCTGGCCCGCCCGGACTCCCCGTGCGGCCGCATCCTCCAGCAGCACGGCGTCAACCGCGATGCCCTGCTGGCTGCACTCCGGGAGGTCCGCGGTGGCCAGCGCGTCTCCGACGAGAACCCGGAGGACAAGTACCAGGCGCTCGAACGCTATGCCCGGGACCTGGTGGAGATGGCCCGCGCGGGCAAGCTGGACCCCGTCATCGGCCGCGACGGCGAGGTCCGAAAGGTCATCCAGGTGCTCGGCCGGCGCACGAAGAACAACCCCGTCCTCGTGGGAGACCCCGGCGTGGGCAAGACGGCCATCGTCGAGGGCCTGGCCAAGCGCATCCTGGACGGCGACGTGCCCACAAGCCTGAAGGACCGGCGCGTGCTCTCGCTCGACATGGGGGCGCTGATCGCCGGGGCGAAGTACCGGGGCGAGTTTGAAGACCGCCTCAAGGCCGTCCTGCGCGAGATCGAGCACGCCGGCGACGTCATCCTGTTCATCGACGAACTCCACACCGTCGTGGGCGCCGGTGCGGCCGAGGGCGCCGTGGACGCCTCCAACCTGCTCAAGCCCGCCCTGGCGCGCGGCGAACTGCATTGCGTGGGCGCCACGACCCTGAGCGAGTACCGCAAGCACATCGAGACGGACGCCGCGCTCGAGCGTCGCTTCCAGCCCGTCATGGTCGGGGAGCCGACCGTTGAGGACACGGTGGCCATCCTGCGCGGCCTCAAGGAGCGCTACCAGGTTCACCACGGCGTGCGCATCACGGACGACGCCATCCTGGCGGCTGCACGGCTGAGCAACCGGTACATCAGCGACCGCTTCCTGCCGGACAAGGCGATCGACCTGGTCGACGAGGCTGCCTCGCGGCTGCGGATGGAGATCGACAGCGTGCCGGTGGAACTGGACCAGGTCCGGCGGAACATCGTCCGCTTGCAGGTCGAGCTGGAAGGCCTCAAGAAGGAACGCGGCGGGGCCATGGACCAGGTCAAGCGGGTCACCGAGCAACTGCGCAGCCTGGAGGAACAGGAGCGGGCCCTGCGCACCCAGTGGGAGAACGAGAAGGACATCATCGCCTCCATCCGCCAGGCCAACGCCCGGATCGAACAGGCCCACCTGGAGGAGCAGCGCGCCGAGCGGGCCGGCGACCTCCAGGCCGTGAGCGAGATCCGCTACGGCACGCTGCCGCAGCTCCGGAAGGAACTCGAACAGAAGCAGGCCGTCCTGGCCGAACGCCAGCAGGAGCGCCGGCTGCTGAAGGAGGAAGTCGACAGCGACGACATCGCCGAGATCGTCTCCGGCTGGACGGGCATCCCCGTGCGGCGGATGCTGGAGTCCGAACGCGACCGGCTCCTGCAGATGGAGGCCGAACTGCACCGGCGCGTCGTGGGTCAGGACGAGGCCATCCGCGCCGTCGCCAGTACCGTGCGGCGGGCGCGCGCCGGCCTGCAGGACCCGAACCGCCCGCAGGGCTCGTTCATCTTCCTCGGCCCGACGGGCGTGGGCAAGACGGAGCTGTGCAAGGCGCTGGCCGAGTTCCTCTTCGACGACGAGAGCGCCCTGATCCGCTTCGACATGAGCGAGTTCATGGAGCAGCACTCGGTGGCCCGCCTGATCGGCGCCCCGCCCGGCTACGTGGGCTACGAGGAAGGCGGCCGGCTGACCGAGAGCGTCCGCCGCCGGCCCTACAGCGTCGTCCTGTTCGACGAGATCGAGAAGGCCCACCGCGAGGTCTTCAACGCCCTGCTCCAGGTGCTGGACGACGGCCGCATGACCGACGGCAAGGGCCGCACCGTCGACTTCACCAACACGATCATCGTGATGACCTCCAACATCGGCAGCGAGTGGTTCGCCGATCCGGTCGCCTCCCAGGACCCGCGGGCCACCCAAGAGCGCGTCCTGCGCGCCCTGCGCGACCACTTCCGTCCCGAGTTCCTGAACCGCATCGACGAGATCATCACCTTCGGGCCGCTCTCGCAGGAGATGATCGAGCAGATCGTCGGCATCCAGATGGGCTACCTGGAGCGCCGGTTGGCCTCGCAGGACCTCGCCCTGAACCTCACCCCCGCCGCCCGGCACCTCCTGGCCGCCGTCGGGTTCGACCCCACCTACGGCGCACGCCCCCTCAAGCGCGTGATCCAGCGCGAGGTGGAGAACCCGCTGGCCGAGAAGCTACTGGAAGGCCGCTTCCCGGCGGGCGGCACGGTCGTCGTGGACGCCGATGGCGGGGAGATCGTCCTGCGCGCCGAGGGCGCGCGCGGGCCGTCTCCCCAGGCCCCGGCAGAGGCATGA
- the dnaK gene encoding molecular chaperone DnaK — translation MARGKIIGIDLGTTNSVVAVMEGGKPVVIHNQDGARLTPSVVAFTQDGERLVGVKAKRQAVTNPTNTVFSIKRFMGRRHNEVAAEEKMVPYQIVGGPDELVKVKAGTEEFTPPELSAMILQALRRAAEEYLDEKVDRAVITVPAYFNDSQRQATKDAGTIAGLKVERIINEPTAASLAYGLERKGDERIAVFDFGGGTFDISILEVGEGVFEVKATNGDTHLGGDDLDEVLIGYIADEFRRQQGIDLRKDTMALQRLKEAAEAAKCDLSTSPETDVNLPFITADATGPKHLQMTINRAKFEEICAPVLERLKGPCRKCLEDARLQPGDIDEVVLVGGSTRIPKVQEIVRDIFKRDPHKGVNPDEVVAVGAAIQGGVLAGEIDDVVLVDVTPLSLGIETLGGVSTVLIPRNTSIPTSKKEIFSTAADNQTSVEIHVLQGERQMAAGNRTLGRFQLTGIPPAPRGVPQIEVSFDLDADGILNVKARDLGTKREQHIEIKSDSGLTDSDVERMRKDAEEHAAEDQKRRDLAETRNQADQLLWMSEKTLKEHGEKLPADQRQTIDTALEDLRKVKDSEDVEDIRRKMEAVQTASHRLAEIIYEQSKAQQAGAQADGTTQEAAEEPGDDNVVDADFEVKE, via the coding sequence ATGGCCCGAGGCAAGATAATCGGCATCGATCTCGGCACGACCAACTCGGTCGTGGCGGTCATGGAGGGCGGCAAGCCGGTGGTGATCCACAACCAGGACGGTGCGCGGCTGACGCCATCGGTCGTCGCCTTCACGCAGGACGGCGAACGCCTGGTGGGGGTCAAGGCCAAGCGCCAGGCCGTCACGAACCCGACGAACACCGTCTTCAGCATCAAGCGGTTCATGGGGCGTCGGCACAACGAGGTGGCCGCCGAGGAGAAGATGGTTCCCTACCAGATTGTCGGCGGCCCCGACGAGCTGGTAAAGGTCAAGGCGGGAACCGAGGAATTCACGCCGCCGGAACTGTCCGCGATGATCCTGCAGGCGCTTCGGCGCGCGGCCGAGGAGTACCTGGACGAGAAGGTGGATCGTGCGGTCATCACCGTGCCCGCCTACTTCAACGACAGCCAGCGCCAGGCCACGAAGGACGCCGGCACGATCGCCGGGCTGAAGGTGGAGCGGATCATCAACGAGCCGACGGCCGCCTCGCTGGCCTACGGGCTGGAACGCAAGGGCGACGAACGCATCGCCGTCTTCGACTTCGGCGGTGGGACGTTCGACATCTCCATCCTGGAGGTCGGCGAGGGCGTCTTCGAGGTCAAGGCCACCAACGGCGACACGCACCTGGGCGGCGACGACCTGGACGAGGTGCTCATCGGCTACATCGCCGACGAGTTCCGGCGTCAGCAGGGCATCGACCTGCGCAAGGACACGATGGCCCTTCAGCGCCTGAAGGAGGCCGCCGAGGCGGCCAAGTGCGACCTGTCCACGTCGCCCGAGACGGACGTGAACCTCCCGTTCATCACGGCCGACGCGACCGGGCCGAAGCACCTGCAGATGACGATCAACCGCGCGAAGTTCGAAGAGATCTGCGCCCCGGTCCTCGAACGGCTCAAGGGCCCCTGCCGCAAGTGTCTGGAAGACGCGCGCCTGCAGCCCGGCGACATCGACGAGGTCGTCCTGGTCGGCGGCTCCACCAGGATCCCCAAGGTCCAGGAGATCGTCAGGGATATCTTCAAGAGGGACCCGCACAAGGGCGTCAACCCCGACGAGGTCGTCGCCGTCGGTGCCGCCATCCAGGGCGGAGTGCTGGCCGGCGAGATCGATGACGTGGTCCTGGTCGACGTCACTCCCCTGTCGCTGGGCATCGAGACGCTGGGAGGCGTCAGCACCGTGCTGATCCCGCGCAACACCTCCATCCCGACCAGCAAGAAGGAGATCTTCAGCACGGCCGCCGACAACCAGACGAGCGTGGAGATCCACGTCCTGCAGGGCGAACGCCAGATGGCGGCCGGCAATCGGACGCTCGGACGGTTCCAGTTGACCGGCATCCCACCGGCGCCCCGGGGCGTGCCGCAGATCGAGGTCAGCTTCGACCTCGATGCCGACGGCATCCTGAACGTCAAGGCGCGCGACCTGGGCACGAAGCGCGAGCAGCACATCGAGATCAAGAGCGATTCCGGACTGACCGACAGCGATGTCGAGCGTATGCGCAAGGATGCGGAGGAACACGCGGCCGAGGACCAGAAGCGTCGGGACCTGGCCGAGACCCGCAACCAGGCCGATCAGTTGCTCTGGATGAGCGAGAAGACGCTCAAGGAACACGGCGAGAAGCTGCCGGCCGACCAGCGTCAGACGATCGACACCGCCCTGGAAGACCTCCGCAAGGTCAAAGACAGCGAGGACGTCGAGGACATCCGCCGCAAGATGGAGGCCGTCCAGACGGCGTCCCACCGCCTGGCGGAGATCATCTACGAGCAGTCCAAGGCCCAGCAGGCCGGTGCGCAGGCCGACGGCACGACCCAGGAAGCGGCCGAAGAACCCGGCGACGACAACGTCGTCGACGCCGACTTCGAGGTCAAGGAGTAG
- the xseA gene encoding exodeoxyribonuclease VII large subunit, which produces MPLPSRDGAPQPLTISQITAAIQQQLEDRFADVWVTGELSRVTRAASGHVYLTLKDEGAVLQAVAWRGVASALRFDLAEGMEIVARGRIDVYPPRGSYQLIISWAEPRGLGALQAAFRQLLEKLEKEGLFRQEHKKPLPACPNRIGIVTSPTGAAIRDIINVLARRFPIADVYLMPARVQGAGAAEEIARAIDTLNRKRPDLDVLIVGRGGGSLEDLWAFNEEVVARAIYRSTIPVVSAVGHEIDVSISDFVADVRAATPTEAAEIVVPDAAELRRTLDQRHERLALALEATVVRGRQRLDALAARHAFRSPEAPLWERAQRVDDILERLRLAFSHRWDRLGESARALGGRLEALSPLSVLGRGYSVTFGPDGRVLRSSDGVAPAETIRTRLQQGEIISEVRRVRGAQDMEGADGDE; this is translated from the coding sequence ATGCCACTGCCCAGCAGAGACGGCGCCCCGCAGCCGCTGACCATCTCGCAGATCACGGCCGCCATCCAACAACAGCTTGAGGACCGCTTCGCCGACGTGTGGGTGACCGGCGAGCTGTCGCGCGTGACGCGCGCGGCGTCCGGGCACGTCTACCTCACGCTGAAGGACGAGGGCGCCGTGTTGCAGGCCGTCGCCTGGCGCGGCGTCGCCTCCGCGCTGCGCTTCGACCTGGCCGAGGGCATGGAGATCGTCGCCCGCGGCAGGATCGACGTCTACCCGCCCCGCGGAAGCTACCAGTTGATCATCTCCTGGGCCGAACCCCGCGGGCTGGGCGCCCTGCAGGCGGCCTTCCGCCAGTTGCTGGAGAAACTCGAGAAGGAGGGCCTGTTCCGCCAGGAGCACAAGAAACCCCTCCCCGCCTGCCCCAACCGCATCGGGATCGTCACCAGCCCCACAGGCGCCGCCATCCGCGACATCATCAACGTCCTCGCCAGGCGCTTCCCCATCGCCGACGTCTACCTGATGCCCGCCCGCGTCCAGGGCGCCGGCGCGGCCGAGGAGATCGCCCGCGCAATCGACACCCTGAACCGGAAACGCCCCGACCTGGACGTGCTGATCGTCGGGCGCGGCGGCGGCAGCCTCGAAGACCTCTGGGCCTTCAATGAGGAGGTCGTGGCGCGCGCCATCTACCGGAGCACCATCCCGGTGGTCAGCGCCGTCGGGCATGAAATCGACGTGTCCATCTCGGACTTCGTGGCGGACGTGCGGGCCGCCACGCCGACCGAGGCGGCAGAGATCGTCGTGCCCGACGCCGCCGAGCTGCGCCGGACCCTCGACCAGCGGCACGAGCGGCTGGCCCTGGCGCTGGAGGCGACAGTGGTGCGAGGCCGTCAGAGGCTGGATGCCCTGGCCGCGCGCCACGCGTTCCGCTCGCCGGAGGCGCCCCTGTGGGAGCGCGCGCAGAGGGTCGACGACATCCTGGAACGACTGCGCCTGGCCTTCTCCCACCGATGGGACCGCCTGGGCGAGTCGGCCCGCGCCCTGGGAGGACGGCTGGAGGCGCTCAGCCCGCTGAGCGTGCTCGGGCGGGGATACAGCGTGACGTTCGGGCCCGACGGTCGGGTGCTGCGCTCGTCGGACGGGGTGGCGCCGGCCGAGACGATACGAACGCGGCTCCAGCAAGGCGAGATCATCTCCGAGGTCCGCCGAGTCCGAGGCGCGCAGGATATGGAAGGAGCGGACGGTGACGAGTGA
- a CDS encoding LPS-assembly protein LptD — protein sequence MNLRRSVRAVLLGVLLLSTCGALPCRAQGRLLEFDHSHETLYLESNQTVTTWEDGPVRVFIADAGAVIRQGESRLSAPRMVVWFDREASARAGVRAARVRVYAEGVENLQGRGVPVRLVERRSVREAGAVSMHFSSTLAFVWDCPLNRREAPVPSPLLTRAEDMTAEAQGEFLWTDYLPPTAEERLHLIAQNLNAEYSEVEFAEGRMVGVYMGDVRGTYANMDIRADAAVAWYSSSQRMWELYAEGNVRIARAAAPAEQSPLRAGAEAGVTDVLDFLHADRLYINPETARGLATTPHVRVRDPYAPVENVYVVRGQEAFIVDSQTLVITKASLSQCEFARPHYHFESRRAQVVRHGPNTVLNAWDVRLKAGRDDRTLLWVPFLGTNLSNRAFLLADYALGVSSKFGAFMQTTWLPMDLMAAPPDWLEEWTVNLDYYGARGPAVGTQIEYGFGSGRYPTHDGRIDAYFVHDRASRDDNDVPVPQRNRGRFHWEHRSQLSPFWRVDAEYYRLSDANFLNEYFEDDFENRKPPESYLLARYLRDSTYLALLYKAQVNDFLTQIEERPSADLQVLGLSLGRLVYDGSLTAGLYDLEFSDLIAPAPNDPPAVTRFHTDHRLSLPFMAGIVRVNPFVRALATTVSRSADDGTGFQGRVSRAGVGAGITASTTFSRAYDLTSERFNLNRLRHVVTPHVGVEALSVSGDGSADFIQMDEIDTIDNMVQATVGVRQRLQTKRLVDEQWQSIDWAKLDVALVARSSDSVNTDLDEGYISADFRMQLTDHLSLHSRDNRISLGDLPSVYNMGLAAEYMPRWALSIDYDRISDVCSTVTLTLSRELSDRYRLLLFEQYEFDSRGTGDRANLGTTVILRRVLHKWVLDLGLHVERANDEVAFIFGFGPAGWGVYTDPRRAGRR from the coding sequence ATGAACCTTCGGCGCAGCGTGCGGGCGGTGCTGCTTGGGGTGCTTCTGCTCTCGACGTGTGGAGCGCTTCCGTGCCGCGCCCAGGGCCGGCTGCTGGAGTTCGACCACAGCCATGAGACGCTGTATCTTGAGTCGAACCAGACGGTTACGACGTGGGAGGACGGCCCGGTCCGTGTGTTCATCGCCGATGCGGGGGCCGTGATCCGCCAGGGCGAGTCGCGGCTGAGCGCGCCGCGGATGGTGGTGTGGTTCGACCGGGAGGCCTCGGCGCGTGCGGGCGTGCGTGCGGCGCGGGTGCGCGTCTACGCAGAGGGCGTGGAGAACCTGCAGGGACGCGGAGTGCCGGTGCGGCTGGTCGAACGCCGGTCGGTGCGGGAGGCCGGCGCCGTCTCGATGCACTTCTCCAGCACGCTCGCATTCGTCTGGGACTGCCCGCTGAACCGTCGGGAGGCCCCCGTGCCCTCCCCCCTGCTGACGCGGGCGGAGGACATGACGGCCGAGGCGCAGGGCGAGTTCCTGTGGACGGACTACCTGCCACCCACCGCGGAGGAGCGGCTGCATCTGATCGCCCAGAACCTCAATGCCGAGTACTCGGAGGTAGAGTTCGCCGAAGGCAGGATGGTCGGCGTCTACATGGGCGACGTGCGCGGCACCTACGCCAACATGGACATCCGGGCCGACGCCGCCGTCGCGTGGTACAGTTCCTCGCAGCGCATGTGGGAACTCTACGCCGAGGGCAACGTGCGCATTGCGCGCGCCGCCGCACCGGCGGAGCAGTCGCCTTTGCGGGCGGGCGCCGAGGCCGGCGTGACCGACGTGCTGGACTTCCTGCACGCCGACCGGCTGTACATCAACCCGGAGACCGCCCGGGGCCTGGCGACGACTCCGCACGTGCGCGTCAGGGACCCCTACGCGCCCGTCGAGAACGTCTACGTGGTCCGGGGCCAGGAGGCATTCATCGTCGACAGCCAGACGCTGGTGATCACGAAGGCGTCCCTGTCGCAGTGCGAGTTCGCCCGGCCCCACTACCACTTCGAATCGCGCCGCGCCCAGGTGGTGCGCCACGGGCCCAACACCGTCTTGAACGCATGGGACGTGCGCCTGAAGGCGGGCAGGGACGACCGGACGCTGCTGTGGGTGCCCTTCCTCGGCACGAACCTCTCGAATCGGGCGTTCCTGCTGGCCGACTACGCCCTGGGCGTCTCCAGCAAATTCGGTGCCTTCATGCAGACCACGTGGCTGCCCATGGACCTGATGGCGGCGCCGCCCGACTGGCTCGAGGAATGGACCGTGAACCTCGACTACTACGGTGCCCGCGGGCCGGCGGTCGGGACGCAGATCGAGTACGGGTTCGGCTCCGGCCGCTACCCCACGCATGACGGCCGGATCGACGCCTACTTCGTCCACGACCGCGCCAGCAGGGACGACAACGACGTCCCCGTGCCCCAGCGGAACCGCGGGCGCTTCCACTGGGAGCATCGGTCGCAGTTGAGCCCGTTCTGGCGGGTCGACGCGGAGTACTACCGGCTCTCGGACGCCAACTTCCTGAACGAGTACTTCGAGGATGACTTCGAGAACAGGAAGCCGCCGGAGAGCTACCTGCTGGCCCGCTACCTGCGTGACTCCACCTACCTGGCGCTGCTCTACAAGGCGCAGGTGAACGACTTCCTGACGCAGATCGAGGAACGTCCCAGCGCGGACCTGCAGGTCCTGGGGCTCTCGCTGGGCCGCCTGGTCTACGACGGATCGCTGACCGCCGGCCTCTACGACCTGGAGTTCAGCGACCTGATCGCCCCGGCCCCGAACGATCCGCCGGCCGTCACCCGCTTCCACACGGATCACCGGCTCTCCCTGCCGTTCATGGCCGGCATCGTCCGCGTCAATCCCTTCGTGCGCGCCCTGGCCACCACCGTGAGCCGAAGCGCCGACGACGGCACAGGGTTCCAGGGCCGCGTCAGCCGGGCCGGAGTCGGGGCGGGCATCACCGCGAGCACGACGTTCTCCCGCGCCTACGACCTGACCTCCGAGCGGTTCAACCTCAACCGCCTCCGACACGTCGTCACCCCGCACGTCGGGGTCGAAGCGCTCTCGGTCTCCGGAGACGGCTCCGCCGACTTCATCCAGATGGACGAGATCGACACGATCGACAACATGGTGCAGGCCACCGTCGGCGTGCGCCAGCGCCTCCAGACCAAACGGCTGGTGGACGAGCAGTGGCAGTCGATCGACTGGGCGAAGCTGGACGTGGCCCTGGTGGCACGCAGCAGCGACTCGGTCAACACGGACCTGGACGAGGGCTACATCAGCGCCGACTTCCGGATGCAGCTCACCGATCATCTGTCACTGCATTCGCGGGACAACCGCATCTCGCTGGGCGATCTCCCCTCGGTCTACAACATGGGTCTGGCCGCCGAGTACATGCCCCGCTGGGCGCTGAGCATCGACTACGACCGGATCAGCGACGTCTGCTCCACCGTGACCCTGACGCTCAGCCGCGAGTTGAGCGACCGCTACCGGCTGCTCCTGTTCGAGCAGTACGAGTTCGACTCCCGGGGCACGGGCGATCGGGCGAACCTGGGCACCACCGTGATACTCCGCCGCGTGCTGCACAAGTGGGTGCTGGACCTCGGCCTGCACGTCGAGAGGGCCAACGACGAGGTGGCGTTCATCTTCGGCTTCGGGCCGGCGGGATGGGGTGTCTACACCGATCCCCGCCGCGCCGGGCGGCGCTGA
- a CDS encoding MotA/TolQ/ExbB proton channel family protein — translation MRASRAVAVGFILALTLLCMPARWVRAQTAQTGAEPVASGAGAVPSDTSVLMAADTAVQVATDTAVMTGSVRRDAASEELTWGAAFVRKLQEGGITMVFLLLASIAGVGYTIERLVNLRMGVIAPDGLAERADHLWRQKRYGEIMALPERSKSTLARVLAVVARHRHSSMADVSTMAGDVASRDLRRHLQKAYPLAVVATVSPLLGLLGTVIGMIGAFGKVAAAGSLGDASLLGGDISKALITTGAGLTIAVPALVLYHYFRSRTGFFAIVLEEEVGELLSSWFGADPDAGEDAREEGHEG, via the coding sequence ATGCGAGCAAGTCGCGCCGTCGCTGTCGGATTCATCCTCGCCCTTACGCTCCTGTGCATGCCGGCCCGGTGGGTCCGGGCGCAGACGGCCCAGACGGGCGCCGAGCCCGTCGCGAGCGGGGCAGGGGCCGTGCCCTCCGACACCTCCGTCCTGATGGCGGCCGACACCGCCGTCCAGGTCGCCACGGACACGGCGGTCATGACGGGGTCCGTGCGCAGGGACGCCGCCTCCGAGGAACTGACCTGGGGGGCCGCCTTCGTGCGCAAGCTGCAGGAGGGCGGCATCACCATGGTGTTCCTCCTGCTGGCATCGATCGCCGGCGTCGGCTACACCATCGAGCGGCTGGTGAACCTGCGGATGGGCGTGATCGCACCCGACGGCCTGGCCGAACGCGCCGACCACCTGTGGCGACAGAAGCGGTACGGCGAGATCATGGCCCTGCCCGAACGGAGCAAGAGCACGCTGGCCCGGGTGCTGGCCGTCGTGGCCCGGCATCGCCACAGCAGCATGGCCGACGTCTCGACGATGGCCGGCGACGTGGCCTCGCGCGACCTGCGCCGGCACCTTCAGAAGGCGTATCCCCTGGCGGTTGTCGCCACGGTCTCGCCCCTGCTCGGCCTGCTGGGCACGGTCATCGGCATGATCGGCGCCTTCGGCAAGGTCGCGGCGGCCGGTTCCCTCGGCGACGCCTCGCTCCTGGGCGGCGACATCAGCAAGGCACTCATCACGACCGGCGCCGGCCTGACCATCGCCGTGCCCGCCCTGGTGCTCTATCACTACTTCCGCAGCCGCACCGGCTTCTTCGCAATCGTCCTGGAAGAGGAGGTGGGGGAACTGCTGAGTTCCTGGTTCGGGGCCGATCCGGACGCAGGTGAGGATGCCCGGGAGGAAGGCCATGAGGGTTAG